A genomic stretch from uncultured Cohaesibacter sp. includes:
- a CDS encoding DUF1476 domain-containing protein: MTTFNDRELGYEAKFAHEQDIIFKATARRNKLIAHWAADKLGFVEDEAAKYADAMVRSSLKVSDDDDVVHRILEDFRNHDMPWSEHRIRQKLSHFMSIALGEVSASA; the protein is encoded by the coding sequence ATGACCACGTTTAACGATAGAGAATTGGGCTATGAAGCGAAATTCGCCCATGAACAGGACATCATTTTCAAGGCAACGGCCCGTCGGAACAAGCTGATCGCCCATTGGGCTGCCGACAAGCTTGGTTTTGTGGAAGATGAAGCCGCCAAATATGCCGATGCAATGGTCCGCAGCAGCTTGAAGGTTTCTGATGACGATGATGTCGTTCATCGCATTCTCGAGGATTTTCGCAATCACGATATGCCTTGGTCAGAGCATCGTATTCGCCAGAAACTGAGCCACTTCATGTCGATCGCTCTTGGGGAGGTTTCTGCGAGCGCCTGA